One region of Thunnus thynnus chromosome 14, fThuThy2.1, whole genome shotgun sequence genomic DNA includes:
- the chrna1 gene encoding acetylcholine receptor subunit alpha, which translates to MSLPKVQILLAWTLCVFAGPVFCSEDETRLVKNLFTGYNKVVRPVNHFSEAVVVTVGLQLIQLISVDEVNQIVTSNVRLRQQWVDVNLKWNPDDYGGIKKIRIPSTDIWKPDLVLYNNADGDFAIIHETKGLLEHTGLITWNPPAIFKSYCEIIVLHFPFDLQNCSMKLGTWTYDGLLVVINPDNDRPDLSNFMESGEWVLKDYRSWKHWVYYTCCPDTPYLDITYHFLMLRLPLYFIVNVIIPCMLFSFLTGLVFYLPTDSGEKMTLSISVLLSLTVFLLVIVELIPSTSSAVPLIGKYMLFTMVFVIASIIITVIVINTHHRSPSTHTMPVWIRKVFIETIPNMMFFSTMKRPSQEIRQKRLFPTDMDISDISGNPAPTSVTYQSPIIKNPDVRSAIEGVKYIAETMKSDEESNNAAEEWKFVAMVLDHILLCVFMAVCLIGTLAVFAGRLIELNVL; encoded by the exons GTCCAGTATTCTGCTCAGAAGATGAGACTCGTCTGGTGAAAAACCTGTTTACTGGTTACAACAAGGTGGTTCGCCCCGTAAACCACTTCAGTGAGGCTGTAGTGGTCACCGTGGGACTGCAGTTAATACAGCTTATCAGTGTG GATGAAGTTAACCAGATTGTGACCAGTAATGTCCGTCTCAGACAG CAATGGGTAGATGTGAACCTGAAGTGGAATCCAGATGATTACGGAGGAATCAAGAAGATCAGAATCCCTTCAACAGACATCTGGAAACCTGACCTGGTGTTATACAACAA TGCTGACGGTGACTTTGCCATCATCCATGAAACTAAAGGCCTGCTGGAGCACACTGGGTTGATAACATGGAACCCTCCGGCCATCTTTAAGAGCTACTGTGAGATTATTGTCCTCCATTTCCCGTTCGACCTGCAGAACTGTAGCATGAAACTGGGCACCTGGACATACGATGGACTGCTGGTCGTCATCAACCCA GACAATGATCGGCCAGACCTCAGTAACTTTATGGAGTCTGGTGAATGGGTGTTGAAGGACTACAGGAGCTGGAAACACTGGGTGTACTACACCTGCTGTCCCGATACACCATACCTGGACATCACCTACCATTTCCTGATGCTGCGGCTGCCTCTCTATTTCATCGTCAACGTCATCATTCCCTGCATGCTGTTCTCTTTTCTCACCGGACTGGTCTTCTACCTGCCTACTGACTCTG GTGAAAAGAtgactctctccatctctgtcttgCTGTCTCTGACTGTGTTCCTGCTGGTTATTGTGGAGCTGATCCCGTCCACCTCCAGTGCCGTTCCTCTCATAGGGAAATACATGCTGTTCACTATGGTATTTGTCATCGcctccatcatcatcactgtcatcgTCATCAACACACATCACCGATCGCCCAGCACGCACACCATGCCCGTGTGGATCCGCAAg GTCTTCATCGAAACAATTCCCAACATGATGTTCTTCTCGACTATGAAGCGTCCCAGTCAGGAGATCCGACAGAAAAGGTTGTTCCCTACTGACATGGACATCTCTGACATCTCAG GTAACCCCGCCCCCACCAGTGTCACCTACCAGTCTCCCATCATTAAAAACCCTGATGTCCGCAGCGCCATTGAAGGGGTGAAGTACATCGCTGAGACGATGAAATCAGACGAGGAATCTAACAAC GCGGCAGAGGAGTGGAAGTTCGTTGCCATGGTTTTGGATCACATCCTGCTCTGTGTGTTCATGGCTGTGTGTCTCATCGGGACGCTTGCCGTCTTTGCTGGGAGACTCATCGAGCTCAACGTGCTGTAG